The proteins below come from a single Panicum hallii strain FIL2 chromosome 7, PHallii_v3.1, whole genome shotgun sequence genomic window:
- the LOC112901357 gene encoding uncharacterized protein LOC112901357, with translation MARSDRTTTTEMRWLAVLVLYAAAISGAAAAARADTFSYPAFDGTTTRDLVAATNTSVLLPAALLFDHDGAFAEFNRTEGFLLLSGTVDVWRPGPGGVPALEASFNTSFTLAGAAPVAFVVLNNRFPLYGWGGLRGFANYTSPDDGASSAGGSLASVVAGPVRSYGPDEPAVGLNVTVTPNGTAPGRTVWVEYDAAAHRLSVRVAGVGEPRPTKALLDAPLGLAGRTTTENAFVGFFAAGIQDIIVGVRDWDLTVDRFPGEGDGKKGTSWWVILLAVLGSVAATAAIVAAAVCYFQSRRRRQLNNMQPPKM, from the coding sequence ATGGCGCGCTCTGACCGTACCACCACCACTGAAATGCGCTGGCTCGCCGTCTTGGTGCTCTATGCGGCAGCCATctccggcgccgcggcggcggcgcgcgcggacACCTTCAGCTACCCGGCCTTCGACGGCACCACGACGCGGGACCTCGTGGCGGCCACCAACACGTCCGTCCTCCTGCCGGCCGCCCTCCTCTTCGACCACGACGGCGCCTTCGCCGAGTTCAACCGCACCGAGGGCTTCCTGCTGCTCTCCGGGACCGTCGACGTCTGGCGCCCCGGCCCCGGCGGGGTCCCGGCCCTCGAGGCGTCGTTCAACACCAGCTTCACGCTGGCCGGCGCCGCGCCAGTCGCGTTCGTCGTCCTCAACAACAGGTTCCCGCTGTACGGCTGGGGCGGCCTCCGCGGCTTCGCCAACTACACCTCGCCTGACGATGGAGCCAGCAGCGCCGGAGGCAGCCTCGCGTCCGTCGTGGCCGGGCCGGTGAGGTCGTACGGCCCTGACGAGCCGGCCGTCGGCCTCAACGTCACCGTCACGCCCAACGGCACGGCTCCGGGCAGGACTGTGTGGGTCGAGTACGACGCCGCCGCACACCGCCTGTCCGTGCGCGTCGCCGGGGTGGGCGAACCAAGGCCGACCAAGGCCCTCCTCGacgcgccgctcggcctcgccggccGCACCACCACCGAGAACGCCTTCGTCGGCTTCTTTGCCGCCGGGATCCAGGACATCATCGTCGGTGTCCGGGACTGGGACCTGACGGTGGATAGGTTCCCAGGTGAGGGCGACGGGAAGAAGGGCACGTCGTGGTGGGTGATACTGCTCGCGGTGCTCGGGTCTGTGGCAGCCACGGCCGCCATCGTCGCCGCGGCTGTGTGCTATTTCCAGTCCAGGCGGCGTCGGCAGCTCAACAACATGCAGCCACCCAAGATGTAG